In a single window of the Nocardiopsis composta genome:
- a CDS encoding MDR family MFS transporter encodes MGRHEAAVRKRRGGGAEEPRVAVIIAALLLTVLVAALNQTVVATAMPRIVSDLGGLSHISWVVTSYLLAVTACTPLWGKLGDQFGRKWVLLACLVIFLAGSALCGLAGDFGGLVAYRAVQGIGGGGLMVLAQAAIGDIVPPRRRGSFMGLFGAVFGVASVAGPLIGGFIVDNLSWRWVFYVNLPLGVVAFLVLIAALPATRGTARTKVDYPGILLLAAASVCAVLVTSLGGTAYDWLSVQIIGLIAAAVLLTALWWASARRADDPVMPLSLFRSPVIVASVVISFAVGFAMMGSMSYIPLFLQIVHGYSPTSSGLHLLPMVAGMLICSIASGQLLTRTGRYKIYPIIGSALVAAALFLMSGLEPDTPFPVLGGYLFLLGSGLGLTMQVIVVAAQNAADYRDLGAATSAATFFRSIGGSIGTSVFGAVFAARLAANIAERMAGVRLPPGADPQELQNDPSGLAGLPVEARAEFLGAYADSVDAVFLSAVPLAVVAFVVALFLKQIPLRTTIGPPDLDEVVAPVRTDRSAMAEVERLVYRAFGREGARHAYLRLAKAAGLGLSPGACWTLTHLAATGPITAEELSRMSHGTVEQDESVHRELLRAGLLRDGAETWELNAQGRDAARRLRDAQEQALRGLLKDYGPAEHPELNAALRDLAQACLGDEEDAGLVREGGDERRL; translated from the coding sequence ATGGGCAGGCACGAGGCGGCGGTACGCAAGCGGCGGGGCGGCGGGGCGGAGGAGCCGCGCGTCGCGGTCATCATCGCGGCGCTGCTGCTGACCGTGCTGGTGGCGGCGCTCAACCAGACCGTGGTCGCCACCGCGATGCCGCGCATCGTCTCCGACCTGGGCGGGCTGAGCCACATCTCCTGGGTGGTCACCTCCTACCTGCTGGCCGTCACCGCCTGCACGCCGCTGTGGGGCAAGCTCGGCGACCAGTTCGGCCGCAAGTGGGTGCTGCTGGCCTGCCTGGTGATCTTCCTCGCCGGGTCGGCGCTGTGCGGGCTGGCCGGCGACTTCGGGGGCCTGGTGGCCTACCGGGCGGTGCAGGGCATCGGCGGCGGCGGGCTCATGGTGCTCGCCCAGGCCGCGATCGGCGACATCGTCCCGCCGCGCCGGCGCGGCTCCTTCATGGGCCTGTTCGGCGCGGTGTTCGGGGTGGCCAGCGTCGCCGGCCCGCTGATCGGCGGGTTCATCGTGGACAACCTGTCCTGGCGGTGGGTGTTCTACGTGAACCTGCCGCTGGGCGTGGTGGCGTTCCTGGTGCTGATCGCCGCGCTGCCGGCGACCCGCGGGACGGCGCGCACCAAGGTCGACTACCCGGGCATCCTGCTGCTGGCCGCCGCCTCGGTCTGCGCGGTGCTGGTCACCTCACTGGGCGGCACCGCCTACGACTGGCTCTCGGTGCAGATCATCGGGCTGATCGCGGCGGCGGTGCTGCTGACCGCGCTGTGGTGGGCCAGTGCCCGGCGCGCGGACGACCCGGTGATGCCGCTGTCGCTGTTCCGCAGCCCGGTGATCGTCGCCTCCGTGGTGATCAGCTTCGCGGTCGGCTTCGCGATGATGGGCTCGATGTCCTACATCCCGCTGTTCCTGCAGATCGTGCACGGGTACTCGCCGACCTCGTCCGGGCTGCACCTGCTGCCGATGGTGGCGGGCATGCTCATCTGCTCGATCGCCAGCGGGCAGCTGCTCACCCGGACCGGCCGGTACAAGATCTACCCGATCATCGGCTCGGCCCTGGTCGCGGCGGCGCTGTTCCTGATGTCCGGGCTGGAGCCGGACACCCCCTTCCCGGTGCTGGGCGGCTACCTGTTCCTGCTGGGCAGCGGGCTGGGGCTGACCATGCAGGTGATCGTGGTGGCCGCGCAGAACGCCGCGGACTACCGGGACCTCGGCGCGGCCACCTCCGCGGCCACCTTCTTCCGGTCGATCGGCGGCTCGATCGGCACCTCGGTGTTCGGCGCGGTCTTCGCAGCCCGGCTCGCCGCCAACATCGCCGAGCGGATGGCCGGGGTGCGGCTGCCGCCCGGGGCCGACCCGCAGGAGCTGCAGAACGACCCGAGCGGGCTGGCCGGGCTGCCGGTTGAGGCGCGCGCCGAGTTCCTCGGCGCCTACGCCGACTCGGTGGACGCGGTCTTCCTGTCCGCGGTGCCGCTGGCGGTGGTCGCGTTCGTCGTCGCGCTCTTCCTCAAGCAGATCCCGCTGCGCACCACCATCGGCCCGCCGGACCTGGACGAGGTGGTGGCGCCGGTGCGCACCGACCGCAGCGCCATGGCCGAGGTGGAGCGCCTGGTCTACCGGGCGTTCGGCCGGGAGGGCGCCCGGCACGCCTACCTCAGGCTGGCCAAGGCGGCCGGCCTGGGGCTCTCCCCGGGCGCCTGCTGGACCCTCACCCACCTGGCGGCCACCGGCCCGATCACCGCCGAGGAGCTGTCCCGGATGTCGCACGGCACGGTGGAGCAGGACGAGTCGGTCCACCGCGAGCTGCTCCGCGCCGGGCTGCTCCGGGACGGGGCGGAGACCTGGGAGCTGAACGCCCAGGGGCGGGACGCCGCCCGCCGGCTGCGCGACGCCCAGGAGCAGGCGCTGCGCGGGCTGCTCAAGGACTACGGGCCGGCGGAGCACCCGGAGCTCAACGCGGCCCTGCGCGACCTGGCCCAGGCCTGCCTCGGCGACGAGGAGGACGCCGGCCTGGTCCGCGAGGGCGGCGACGAGCGCCGCCTGTAG
- a CDS encoding metal-dependent transcriptional regulator — protein sequence MTAHGLIDTTEMYLRTIFELEEEGIVPLRARIAERLQQSGPTVSQTVARMERDGLLRVENDRHLVMTEEGRRLATHVMRKHRLAERLLVDVIGLPWEDVHVEACRWEHVISEAVEERLIGLLNAPSVCPHGNPIPGLDELGLENYSPEPFADDSILPMTEIANGAETKVAVRRISEQIQSDPEIMLGLKDAGVRPGQEVALLATDDGVRVGREDGGEPVELSREVASHVFVAKL from the coding sequence TTGACCGCGCACGGGCTCATCGACACCACGGAGATGTACCTCCGCACGATCTTCGAGCTTGAAGAGGAAGGCATCGTGCCTCTTCGGGCCCGCATCGCCGAGCGCCTCCAGCAGAGCGGCCCCACCGTGAGCCAGACCGTGGCGCGGATGGAGCGCGACGGGCTGCTCCGCGTCGAGAACGACCGGCACCTGGTCATGACGGAGGAGGGGCGCCGCCTGGCCACCCACGTCATGCGCAAGCACCGGCTGGCCGAGCGGCTGCTGGTCGACGTGATCGGCCTGCCCTGGGAGGACGTGCACGTCGAGGCGTGCCGCTGGGAGCACGTCATCTCCGAGGCGGTCGAGGAGCGGCTGATCGGGCTGCTGAACGCCCCCTCGGTCTGCCCGCACGGCAACCCCATCCCGGGCCTGGACGAGCTCGGCCTGGAGAACTACTCGCCGGAGCCGTTCGCCGACGACTCGATCCTGCCGATGACCGAGATCGCCAACGGCGCGGAGACCAAGGTCGCGGTCAGGCGGATCAGCGAGCAGATCCAGAGCGACCCGGAGATCATGCTCGGGCTCAAGGACGCCGGCGTCCGGCCGGGCCAGGAGGTCGCCCTCCTGGCCACCGACGACGGGGTCCGGGTGGGACGCGAGGACGGCGGCGAGCCGGTCGAGCTGTCCCGTGAGGTCGCCAGCCATGTGTTCGTCGCCAAGCTCTGA
- a CDS encoding acetyl-CoA C-acetyltransferase codes for MAEAFIVGAVRTPVGTKKGALAGVHPADLGAHVLKELVQRTGVDPAAVEDVIMGCVSQVGPQALDLARTAWLSAGLPETVPGVTIDRQCGSSQQAIHFAAQGVLSGTQDLVVASGVENMGMVPMGANAKFAIDEGLPLFGDGWTERYGMQEISQFRGAQLMAEKWGYKREDLEKYALESHRRAGVALEEGRFDAEIAPIAGVERDEGVRPDTTLEKMAGLKPLRDGWALTAAVASQISVGAGAVLIASEAAVERHGLTPLARIVQLSVLGDDPVYMLTAPIPATRLALEKAGLGIDDIDVTEINEAFAPVPMSWAEELGADMAKVNPNGGAIALGHPLGATGAVLMTKLVHELKRSGGRYGLQTMCEGGGQANVTVIERV; via the coding sequence ATGGCTGAGGCATTCATCGTCGGGGCCGTCCGCACCCCCGTCGGCACCAAGAAGGGCGCACTGGCCGGAGTGCACCCCGCGGACCTGGGCGCACACGTCCTCAAAGAGCTGGTGCAGCGCACCGGCGTCGACCCCGCCGCGGTGGAGGACGTCATCATGGGCTGCGTGAGCCAGGTCGGCCCGCAGGCCCTGGACCTCGCGCGCACCGCGTGGCTCTCGGCCGGGCTGCCGGAGACCGTCCCCGGCGTCACCATCGACCGCCAGTGCGGCTCCTCCCAGCAGGCGATCCACTTCGCCGCGCAGGGCGTGCTCAGCGGCACCCAGGACCTGGTGGTCGCCTCCGGCGTGGAGAACATGGGCATGGTGCCGATGGGCGCCAACGCCAAGTTCGCCATCGACGAGGGACTCCCGCTGTTCGGCGACGGCTGGACCGAGCGCTACGGCATGCAGGAGATCTCCCAGTTCCGCGGCGCCCAGCTGATGGCCGAGAAGTGGGGCTACAAGCGGGAGGACCTGGAGAAGTACGCCCTGGAGAGCCACCGCCGGGCCGGCGTGGCCCTGGAGGAGGGCCGGTTCGACGCCGAGATCGCCCCGATCGCCGGTGTCGAGCGGGACGAGGGCGTCCGCCCGGACACCACCCTGGAGAAGATGGCAGGCCTCAAGCCGCTGCGCGACGGCTGGGCGCTGACCGCCGCGGTGGCCAGCCAGATCTCGGTGGGCGCCGGCGCGGTGCTGATCGCCTCCGAGGCCGCGGTGGAGCGGCACGGCCTCACCCCGCTGGCCCGCATCGTGCAGCTCTCGGTCCTCGGCGACGACCCGGTCTACATGCTCACCGCGCCGATCCCGGCCACCCGGCTGGCGCTGGAGAAGGCCGGGCTGGGCATCGACGACATCGACGTCACCGAGATCAACGAGGCCTTCGCCCCGGTCCCGATGTCCTGGGCCGAGGAGCTCGGCGCGGACATGGCCAAGGTCAACCCGAACGGCGGCGCGATCGCGCTGGGCCACCCGCTCGGCGCCACCGGCGCGGTCCTGATGACCAAGCTCGTCCACGAACTCAAGCGCTCCGGCGGCCGCTACGGCCTGCAGACCATGTGCGAGGGCGGCGGCCAGGCCAACGTCACCGTCATCGAGCGGGTCTGA
- a CDS encoding acyl-CoA dehydrogenase family protein yields the protein MQRELFEAEHDLFRESVAEFLEREVKPHHAQWEKDGIVPREVWTEAGKVGLLGLGVPEAYGGSGVRDFRFNAVLSEEICKAHASGLGFTLQNDVIAPYLVDLTTEEQKRRWLPGFCSGETITAIAMTEPGAGSDLQGIRTTAVRDGDEYVVNGQKTFITNGINSDLVIVVVRTDPEAGAHGISLIVVERGAPGFERGRNLDKIGLKAQDTAELSFTDVRVPAGNLIGEEGKGFVHLMEKLPQERLSIAVASTAGAEAMLAATIAYCKERTAFGRPISKFQNTRFVLAELATEVDLARTYVDRAITLLNRGELTVEDAAKAKWWCSELANKVMDRCLQLHGGYGYMMEYPVAKAWQDARIQSIFGGTTEIMKEIVGRSMGL from the coding sequence ATGCAGAGGGAGCTCTTCGAGGCCGAGCACGACCTCTTCCGGGAGTCGGTGGCCGAGTTCCTCGAACGAGAGGTCAAGCCGCACCACGCACAGTGGGAGAAGGACGGCATCGTCCCCCGCGAGGTGTGGACCGAGGCCGGCAAGGTCGGGCTGCTCGGCCTGGGCGTGCCCGAGGCCTACGGCGGCAGCGGGGTGCGCGACTTCCGGTTCAACGCCGTGCTGTCGGAGGAGATCTGCAAGGCGCACGCCAGCGGCCTGGGCTTCACCCTGCAGAACGACGTGATCGCCCCCTACCTGGTCGACCTCACCACCGAGGAGCAGAAGCGGCGCTGGCTGCCCGGGTTCTGCTCCGGGGAGACCATCACCGCGATCGCGATGACCGAGCCCGGCGCCGGCAGCGACCTGCAGGGCATCCGGACCACCGCGGTGCGCGACGGCGACGAGTACGTCGTCAACGGGCAGAAAACGTTCATCACCAACGGGATCAACTCCGACCTGGTGATCGTGGTGGTCCGGACCGACCCGGAGGCGGGCGCGCACGGCATCTCGCTGATCGTGGTGGAGCGGGGCGCCCCGGGCTTCGAGCGCGGCCGCAACCTGGACAAGATCGGACTGAAGGCCCAGGACACCGCGGAGCTCTCGTTCACCGACGTGCGGGTGCCCGCCGGCAACCTGATCGGCGAGGAGGGCAAGGGCTTCGTCCACCTGATGGAGAAGCTGCCGCAGGAGCGGCTCTCCATCGCGGTGGCCTCCACCGCCGGCGCCGAGGCGATGCTCGCCGCCACCATCGCCTACTGCAAGGAGCGGACCGCTTTCGGACGGCCGATCTCCAAGTTCCAGAACACCCGTTTCGTGCTGGCCGAACTGGCCACCGAGGTGGACCTGGCGCGCACCTACGTGGACCGGGCCATCACCCTGCTGAACAGGGGCGAGCTGACGGTGGAGGACGCGGCCAAGGCCAAGTGGTGGTGCTCGGAACTGGCCAACAAGGTGATGGACCGGTGCCTGCAGCTGCACGGCGGGTACGGGTACATGATGGAATACCCGGTGGCGAAGGCCTGGCAGGACGCCCGGATCCAGTCGATCTTCGGTGGCACCACCGAGATCATGAAGGAGATCGTGGGGCGCTCCATGGGCCTGTAG
- the pdxH gene encoding pyridoxamine 5'-phosphate oxidase, translated as MSHSDPAELRESYSGAPLRRAGLPAHPLDLFDAWFDEAAAAGLAEPNAMVLSTVDPDGTPRSRTVLLKGFDRGGLRFFTNYRSRKGRALLGEPRTAALFPWHAVRRQVIVVGRAERLSDAENDRYFRSRPRGSQIGAWASEHQSSPVPDRSRLDERYAHWERVWEGEAEVPRPDYWGGFRIVPAEVEFWQGGTDRMHDRFRYRLTSADPAGGGWEIDRLAP; from the coding sequence GTGAGTCATTCTGACCCTGCTGAGCTGCGGGAATCCTATTCCGGCGCGCCGCTTCGGCGGGCCGGGCTGCCCGCCCACCCCCTGGACCTGTTCGACGCGTGGTTCGACGAGGCCGCCGCGGCGGGCCTGGCGGAGCCCAACGCCATGGTGCTGAGCACCGTGGACCCGGACGGGACGCCGCGCTCCCGGACCGTGCTGCTCAAGGGGTTCGACCGGGGCGGCCTGCGGTTCTTCACCAACTACCGGTCGCGCAAGGGGCGGGCGCTGCTCGGTGAGCCGCGCACGGCCGCGCTCTTCCCCTGGCACGCGGTGCGCCGCCAGGTGATCGTGGTCGGCCGCGCCGAGCGGCTGAGCGACGCGGAGAACGACCGCTACTTCCGGTCCCGCCCGCGCGGATCGCAGATCGGCGCCTGGGCCAGCGAGCACCAGTCCTCCCCGGTGCCCGACCGGTCCCGGCTGGACGAGCGGTACGCGCACTGGGAGCGGGTCTGGGAGGGCGAGGCGGAGGTGCCCCGGCCGGACTACTGGGGCGGGTTCCGGATCGTCCCCGCCGAGGTGGAGTTCTGGCAGGGCGGCACCGACCGGATGCACGACCGGTTCCGCTACCGGCTGACCTCCGCCGATCCGGCCGGCGGGGGCTGGGAGATCGACCGGCTGGCCCCCTGA
- a CDS encoding ATP-binding SpoIIE family protein phosphatase: MKRWGEAFYDDSAITGETVVERAQIAVIMTDRFSHLRYWNAYARDLFGFVDGRDPLGTSFLDIGIHESDRERAAQLARRVLKGETWEGTFGVVRADATWMHIRAQAVPVRDEQGAVEGMAIFAYEAMRSGRVEEQYGLLERIGDRLAGSLRYDGALKAVAETLVPQFADHCFIDLYDGDRLVRRVSMHAEGWSPPPGTWPDVGQEVRYPERNVAALAMRRLEAIAVDDLSYPPGSLDEGSARAVEQVGVSSAVAAPLRARGELLGVLTLALSRLTPRDKTSYDGFDRDLVGAVAGRVALAIDNARLFEEERSTALAFQNSLLPNTFPSFDGLSIAHRYVPARPLEAQGRGVQTQVGGDFYDVIPLSAGRVGIVIGDVEGRGPHAAAVMGQLRAALRAFAQADREPADILRELDEWVRRLGVPDGTGGTWVPSVSCLYMVYDAWSRELSYANAGHLPPLLISGGEVTPLALEVTDSLLGVKTRGVPYDEAIYHQADLTLPAGATLLLYTDGLVDRRPVGGGTADEERALHRLRERVRTVADSDVERIADVALGAVPGENDDDTALLVVRTHPDELALREGRFVAEAPTVAEARHLAAATFKEWGMDAGQAELACLLVSEIVTNVVIHATPHPVRREFTADGVVDSADPLGGLSLAGGADDDFSEDWSDLLEEVAEASDEAPEQTRFLLRLRRGASSVWVEVFDDDLRLPRIRSAGADDEGGRGLYLVDQLADRWGSRPTPTGKAVWFEISMKGD, encoded by the coding sequence ATGAAGCGGTGGGGGGAAGCCTTCTACGACGACAGCGCGATCACCGGGGAGACGGTCGTCGAGCGGGCGCAGATCGCCGTCATCATGACCGACCGCTTCAGCCACCTGCGCTACTGGAACGCCTACGCCCGCGACCTCTTCGGCTTCGTGGACGGCCGGGACCCGCTCGGCACCTCCTTCCTGGACATCGGCATCCACGAGTCGGACCGGGAGCGCGCCGCCCAGCTCGCCCGCCGGGTGCTCAAGGGCGAGACCTGGGAGGGCACCTTCGGCGTGGTCCGCGCCGACGCCACCTGGATGCACATCCGGGCCCAGGCCGTCCCGGTCCGCGACGAGCAGGGCGCCGTCGAGGGCATGGCGATCTTCGCCTACGAGGCGATGCGCAGCGGCCGGGTGGAGGAGCAGTACGGGCTGCTGGAGCGGATCGGCGACCGGCTGGCCGGGTCGCTCCGCTACGACGGCGCGCTCAAGGCCGTCGCCGAGACCCTGGTGCCGCAGTTCGCCGACCACTGCTTCATCGACCTCTACGACGGCGACCGCCTGGTCCGCCGGGTCTCCATGCACGCCGAGGGGTGGTCGCCGCCCCCGGGCACCTGGCCCGACGTCGGCCAGGAGGTCCGCTACCCGGAGCGGAACGTGGCCGCGCTGGCGATGCGCCGGCTGGAGGCCATCGCCGTGGACGACCTGTCCTATCCCCCCGGATCGCTCGACGAGGGCTCCGCGCGCGCCGTCGAGCAGGTGGGGGTGAGCTCTGCCGTCGCGGCGCCCCTGCGGGCCCGCGGTGAACTCCTGGGCGTGCTCACGCTCGCCCTGTCCCGGCTGACCCCCCGCGACAAGACCTCCTACGACGGCTTCGACCGCGACCTGGTCGGCGCGGTCGCCGGCCGGGTCGCGCTGGCCATCGACAACGCCCGGCTGTTCGAGGAGGAGCGCAGCACCGCGCTGGCCTTCCAGAACAGCCTGCTGCCCAACACCTTCCCGTCCTTCGACGGGCTGTCCATCGCGCACCGCTACGTGCCCGCCCGGCCGCTGGAGGCCCAGGGGCGCGGCGTGCAGACCCAGGTCGGCGGCGACTTCTACGACGTCATCCCGCTGTCCGCCGGGCGGGTCGGCATCGTCATCGGCGACGTGGAGGGCCGCGGACCGCACGCCGCCGCGGTGATGGGCCAGCTCCGCGCCGCGCTGCGCGCCTTCGCCCAGGCCGACCGGGAGCCCGCGGACATCCTCCGCGAGCTGGACGAGTGGGTGCGCCGGCTGGGCGTGCCGGACGGCACCGGCGGCACCTGGGTGCCCAGCGTCAGCTGCCTGTACATGGTCTACGACGCGTGGTCCCGGGAGCTGTCCTACGCCAACGCCGGCCATCTGCCGCCGCTGCTCATCTCCGGCGGCGAGGTCACCCCGCTGGCCCTGGAGGTCACCGACTCGCTGCTCGGCGTGAAGACCCGCGGCGTCCCCTACGACGAGGCCATCTACCACCAGGCCGACCTCACCCTGCCGGCCGGGGCGACGCTGCTGCTCTACACCGACGGGCTGGTCGACCGCCGCCCGGTCGGCGGCGGCACCGCCGACGAGGAGCGGGCGCTGCACCGGCTGCGCGAGCGGGTCCGCACCGTGGCCGACTCCGACGTGGAGCGGATCGCCGACGTCGCGCTGGGCGCGGTGCCCGGGGAGAACGACGACGACACCGCGCTGCTGGTGGTCCGCACCCACCCCGACGAGCTGGCGCTGCGCGAGGGCCGGTTCGTCGCCGAGGCGCCCACCGTCGCGGAGGCCCGCCACCTGGCCGCGGCCACCTTCAAGGAGTGGGGGATGGACGCCGGCCAGGCCGAGCTGGCCTGCCTGCTGGTCTCCGAGATCGTCACCAACGTGGTCATCCACGCCACCCCGCACCCGGTGCGCCGGGAGTTCACCGCCGACGGGGTGGTGGACTCCGCCGATCCGCTCGGCGGGCTGTCCCTGGCCGGCGGCGCGGACGACGACTTCTCCGAGGACTGGTCCGATTTGCTGGAGGAGGTCGCCGAGGCGTCCGACGAGGCCCCGGAGCAGACCAGGTTCCTGCTCCGGCTGCGCCGCGGGGCGTCCTCGGTGTGGGTGGAGGTCTTCGACGACGACCTGCGGCTGCCCCGGATCCGCAGCGCCGGGGCCGACGACGAGGGCGGGCGCGGCCTCTACCTGGTCGACCAGCTGGCCGACCGGTGGGGATCGAGGCCGACCCCCACCGGCAAGGCGGTCTGGTTCGAGATCTCGATGAAGGGCGACTGA